The following proteins come from a genomic window of Corynebacterium hansenii:
- a CDS encoding N-acetylmuramoyl-L-alanine amidase translates to MLNRRRISAHSGARKPLIFSVVSALIAAPLVALGATAAFELVEDNGRGPIDAIIDKVALSTGSSVLVEDAAIATQSVVDELHPNRGVVKELRRDEEFSMFALTWTGSPDVATYFRALRPDGTWSEWYDAEPHYPADGEGNGLNGTELIYVEPTTAVQISSHGLNVFGPGSGVTVDDIEGSADLTDEQRSRLEDFLGAGSSGGGGGTGDASGSAEGGAGKEGADRPGGTGSLGTGSLGEPHEIGEGSSGVRARDVRESEGANGRTVNDLPKWRDIEAVDDEKPLDDVQAVFIDGKADAGDGIDPIVDAKNITGMPRVITRAGWGANEGARCRNATYDDSVKATTVHHTAGSNNYTQAQAAGIVRGIYQYHAQTLGWCDVGYNALVDKFGNIYEGRYGGLDKNVQGAHAGGFNKNTWGISMMGDYSSVQPSQAMINSVGNMLGWRMKVAGVNPKGSTSLTSAGSSYTKFPYGTQVQLPNIFAHRDVGNTTCPGNAGYAQMDNIRNIADKKFRALGSGRVDNEGPSGDTGTKIDIPGLGDGLIPGGGNKERPGTGGTGNGTGGNDKERPGTGGTGNGTGGGNNERPGTGNGTGGNGTGGNGTGGTGTGDSGSISADDANTAITGARSILAAAFGVLGTPGLGQTADAIFEAVGKSIDEGPSIDDIPVLVQKILEIDEKNDLAAEWASVVEQFGDVLGQPQTGVQNGATVANPQGRADTLRYVKFDNGIITDSKTTGSVALWNEIADAWAKQGFEVGELGAPTSTQTVDGNVEKAEFQGGTITFDRTTGKVKVDLK, encoded by the coding sequence TTGCTGAACCGACGACGCATCAGCGCCCATTCCGGCGCGCGGAAGCCGCTGATTTTCAGCGTGGTTTCCGCGCTCATCGCCGCGCCGCTCGTCGCCCTCGGGGCCACGGCGGCATTCGAACTCGTCGAGGACAACGGCCGCGGGCCGATCGACGCGATCATCGACAAGGTCGCCCTGTCCACCGGCTCTTCCGTGCTCGTGGAGGATGCGGCCATCGCCACCCAGTCGGTGGTCGACGAACTGCACCCGAACCGCGGCGTGGTCAAGGAGCTCAGGCGCGACGAGGAGTTCTCCATGTTCGCGCTGACGTGGACCGGCTCCCCCGACGTCGCCACCTACTTCCGCGCGCTGCGCCCCGACGGCACGTGGTCCGAGTGGTACGACGCCGAGCCGCACTACCCCGCCGACGGCGAGGGCAACGGCCTCAACGGCACCGAGCTCATCTACGTCGAGCCGACCACCGCCGTGCAGATCTCCAGCCACGGCCTCAACGTCTTCGGCCCCGGCTCCGGCGTGACGGTCGACGACATCGAGGGCTCCGCCGACCTCACCGACGAGCAGCGCAGCCGCCTGGAGGACTTCCTCGGCGCCGGCAGCTCCGGCGGCGGAGGCGGGACCGGCGACGCGTCGGGAAGCGCCGAAGGCGGAGCGGGCAAGGAAGGCGCCGACCGCCCCGGCGGGACCGGCAGCCTCGGCACCGGCAGCCTGGGCGAGCCGCATGAGATCGGCGAGGGCTCCTCCGGCGTGCGCGCCCGCGACGTCCGCGAGTCCGAGGGCGCCAACGGCCGCACGGTCAACGACCTGCCGAAATGGCGCGACATCGAGGCCGTCGACGACGAAAAGCCCCTCGACGACGTCCAGGCCGTGTTCATCGACGGCAAGGCCGACGCCGGCGACGGCATCGACCCCATCGTCGACGCGAAGAACATCACCGGCATGCCGCGCGTGATCACCCGCGCCGGCTGGGGCGCCAACGAGGGCGCCCGCTGCCGCAACGCCACGTACGACGATTCGGTGAAGGCGACCACCGTCCACCACACCGCGGGCTCGAACAACTACACGCAGGCGCAGGCGGCGGGCATCGTCCGCGGCATCTACCAGTACCACGCGCAGACGCTGGGCTGGTGCGACGTCGGCTACAACGCCCTGGTGGACAAGTTCGGCAACATCTACGAGGGCCGTTACGGCGGCCTGGACAAGAACGTGCAGGGCGCCCACGCGGGCGGGTTCAACAAGAACACCTGGGGCATCTCGATGATGGGCGACTACTCGTCGGTCCAGCCAAGCCAGGCGATGATCAACTCCGTGGGCAACATGCTCGGCTGGCGCATGAAGGTCGCCGGCGTGAACCCGAAGGGCTCGACGTCGCTGACCTCGGCGGGCTCGAGCTACACCAAGTTCCCGTACGGCACCCAGGTGCAGCTGCCGAACATCTTCGCCCACCGCGACGTCGGCAACACCACGTGCCCGGGCAACGCGGGCTACGCGCAGATGGACAACATCCGCAACATCGCCGACAAGAAGTTCCGCGCCCTCGGCAGCGGCCGGGTCGACAACGAGGGCCCGTCCGGCGACACCGGCACCAAGATCGACATCCCCGGCCTCGGCGACGGCCTGATTCCGGGCGGCGGCAACAAGGAGCGCCCGGGCACGGGCGGTACCGGCAACGGCACCGGCGGCAACGACAAGGAACGTCCGGGTACGGGCGGGACCGGCAACGGCACGGGCGGCGGCAACAACGAGCGCCCGGGCACGGGCAACGGCACCGGCGGCAACGGCACCGGCGGCAACGGCACGGGAGGCACGGGCACCGGCGACTCCGGCTCGATCTCGGCCGACGACGCCAACACCGCCATCACCGGCGCCCGGTCCATCCTCGCGGCGGCGTTCGGGGTGTTGGGCACCCCGGGCCTGGGGCAGACGGCGGACGCGATCTTCGAGGCCGTCGGCAAGTCCATCGATGAAGGCCCGTCGATCGACGACATCCCGGTCCTCGTCCAGAAGATCCTCGAGATCGACGAGAAGAACGACCTCGCCGCCGAGTGGGCCAGCGTCGTCGAGCAGTTCGGCGACGTCCTGGGCCAGCCGCAGACCGGCGTCCAGAACGGCGCGACGGTCGCGAACCCGCAGGGCCGCGCGGACACGCTGCGCTACGTGAAGTTCGACAACGGCATCATCACCGACTCCAAGACCACGGGTTCGGTGGCGCTGTGGAACGAGATCGCCGACGCCTGGGCGAAGCAGGGCTTCGAGGTCGGCGAGCTCGGCGCCCCGACGTCGACGCAGACCGTCGACGGCAACGTCGAGAAGGCGGAGTTCCAGGGCGGCACGATCACCTTCGACCGGACCACCGGCAAGGTCAAGGTCGACCTGAAGTAG
- a CDS encoding N-acetylmuramoyl-L-alanine amidase yields the protein MPTRSRINSTAIGRRPFLAGLAATTAAASTAAIAKSGVVGSGLRLLETPAPGPVDVHMATQALSDAAAVLVDDAALATRGLVEALHPNRGLVKELRHDREFSMFALTWRDAPNVTAFFRAERPDGSWSEWFSADSVGAPGITGEGIQGTDPVYIGRTKAVQVSSFGLNVFGEKPEDIIDVVKRAGAGDFAGLADLLGPVALHDVKGVFIDGGLTPDGVEPVANDSDVTGMPRVITRAGWGADESIRGSGPTYDDKLEAATVHHTAGANNYSQAEAAGIVRGIYKYHTQVLGWGDVGYNALVDKFGNIYEGRYGGLTKNVQGAHAGGFNKGTFGISMMGDYSTAHPTQAMINSVGAMIGWRLRIAGLDPSGKATLVSQGYKSAKYGAGQKANLPTIFAHRDVGDTTCPGNAGYAQMDRIRAIAAQKSTGLGDGIINNEHPDGTTDIRADLPGSSADIGEIIDGLGLPPEAIAAIPGLQAMGDDKNGAGKNGDGKKADDKQADTFSGGRSILAASLGLAGAPGLGNDAESVLGAVGRNADQGPSLADIPVVVQPTTAKDGDDEFAAEWRKVTDEYGDVLGKPVTGVQQGATVPNDSGTADPVRYVKFERGIIVNSIATGTHAIWEEVAEAWAKQGFEIGRLGAPTTTQAPNWGADRADFQGGSITRDGVTRAVNVAYA from the coding sequence TTGCCGACTCGTAGTCGCATCAATTCCACCGCGATCGGCCGTCGCCCCTTCCTGGCGGGACTTGCGGCGACCACCGCCGCCGCATCCACGGCCGCCATCGCGAAGTCCGGCGTCGTCGGCTCGGGCCTGCGCCTGCTGGAGACGCCCGCGCCCGGCCCCGTCGACGTCCACATGGCCACCCAGGCCCTGTCCGACGCCGCCGCCGTCCTCGTCGACGACGCCGCCCTGGCCACCCGCGGACTCGTCGAAGCCCTGCACCCCAACCGCGGCCTGGTCAAGGAACTGCGCCACGACCGCGAATTCTCCATGTTCGCCCTGACCTGGCGCGACGCCCCCAACGTCACCGCCTTCTTCCGCGCCGAACGCCCCGACGGCTCCTGGTCCGAATGGTTCTCCGCCGACTCCGTGGGCGCCCCCGGCATCACCGGCGAAGGCATCCAGGGCACCGACCCGGTGTACATCGGCCGCACCAAGGCCGTGCAGGTGTCCTCCTTCGGCCTCAACGTCTTCGGCGAAAAGCCCGAGGACATCATCGACGTCGTCAAGCGCGCCGGCGCCGGGGACTTCGCCGGCCTGGCCGACCTGCTCGGCCCCGTCGCCCTCCACGACGTGAAGGGCGTGTTCATCGACGGCGGCCTCACCCCCGACGGCGTCGAACCCGTCGCCAACGACTCCGACGTCACCGGCATGCCCCGCGTGATCACCCGCGCCGGCTGGGGCGCCGACGAATCCATCCGCGGCTCCGGCCCCACCTACGACGACAAGCTCGAGGCCGCCACCGTCCACCACACCGCCGGCGCCAACAACTACTCGCAGGCCGAGGCCGCGGGCATCGTGCGGGGCATTTACAAGTACCACACCCAGGTCCTGGGCTGGGGCGACGTCGGATACAACGCCCTCGTCGACAAGTTCGGCAACATCTACGAGGGCCGCTACGGCGGGCTGACCAAGAACGTGCAGGGCGCGCACGCCGGCGGCTTCAACAAGGGCACGTTCGGCATCTCGATGATGGGCGACTACTCCACCGCCCACCCGACGCAGGCGATGATCAACTCCGTCGGCGCGATGATCGGCTGGCGCCTGCGCATCGCCGGCCTCGACCCGTCCGGCAAGGCCACGCTCGTGTCGCAGGGCTACAAGTCCGCGAAGTACGGCGCCGGCCAGAAGGCCAACCTGCCGACCATCTTCGCCCACCGCGACGTCGGCGACACCACCTGCCCCGGCAACGCCGGCTACGCGCAGATGGACCGCATCCGCGCCATCGCCGCGCAGAAGTCCACCGGCCTCGGCGACGGCATCATCAACAACGAGCACCCCGACGGAACCACCGACATCCGCGCCGACCTGCCCGGCAGCAGCGCCGACATCGGCGAGATCATCGACGGCCTGGGGCTGCCGCCGGAAGCCATCGCCGCGATCCCGGGGCTGCAGGCCATGGGCGACGACAAGAACGGCGCGGGCAAGAACGGCGACGGCAAGAAGGCAGATGACAAACAGGCCGACACCTTCTCCGGCGGCCGAAGCATCCTCGCCGCGTCGCTCGGCCTCGCCGGCGCGCCCGGCCTGGGCAACGACGCCGAGTCCGTCCTCGGCGCCGTCGGCCGCAACGCCGACCAGGGGCCGTCGCTCGCCGACATCCCCGTCGTGGTTCAGCCGACGACCGCCAAGGACGGCGACGACGAGTTCGCCGCCGAGTGGCGCAAGGTCACCGACGAGTACGGCGACGTCCTGGGCAAGCCGGTCACCGGCGTGCAGCAGGGCGCCACGGTGCCCAACGACTCCGGCACCGCGGATCCGGTGCGGTACGTGAAGTTCGAGCGCGGGATCATCGTGAACTCGATCGCCACCGGCACGCACGCCATCTGGGAAGAAGTCGCCGAGGCCTGGGCGAAGCAGGGCTTCGAGATCGGCCGCCTCGGCGCGCCGACCACCACGCAGGCCCCGAACTGGGGCGCCGACCGCGCGGACTTCCAGGGCGGCAGCATCACCCGCGATGGCGTGACCCGCGCCGTCAACGTCGCGTACGCATAG
- the glf gene encoding UDP-galactopyranose mutase has product MNTDTTYDLFVVGSGFFGLTVAERMADQLGKRVLVVERRDHIGGNAYSEAEPETGIEVHKYGAHLFHTSNKRVWDYVNRFTDFTGYQHRVFAMHKGTAYQFPMGLGLITQFFGKYYSPDDARALIREQASEIDADAAENMEEKAISLIGRPLYEAFVRDYTAKQWQTDPKNLPASNITRLPVRYTFNNRYFNDTYEGLPVEGYTKWLENMADHELIDVVTDTDWFDVRDELRAASPDAPVVYTGPLDRYFDYAEGRLGWRTLDFETEVLPTGDFQGTPVMNYNDAEVPYTRIHEFRHFHPERDTYPTDKTVIMKEYSRFAEGDDEPYYPINTPDDREMLGKYRERAAAEARDNKVLFGGRLGTYQYLDMHMAIASALTMVDNKLVPYFTEGAPLEQDRGH; this is encoded by the coding sequence GTGAACACTGACACCACGTATGACCTTTTCGTCGTCGGCTCCGGATTCTTCGGGCTGACCGTCGCGGAGCGCATGGCCGACCAGCTGGGCAAGCGGGTGCTCGTCGTCGAGCGCCGCGACCACATCGGCGGCAACGCCTACTCCGAGGCGGAGCCGGAAACCGGCATCGAGGTGCACAAGTACGGTGCGCACCTGTTCCACACCTCCAACAAGCGGGTGTGGGACTACGTCAACCGCTTCACCGACTTCACCGGCTACCAGCACCGCGTCTTCGCCATGCACAAGGGCACCGCGTACCAGTTCCCGATGGGCCTGGGGCTGATCACGCAGTTCTTCGGCAAGTACTACAGCCCCGACGACGCCCGCGCGCTGATCCGGGAGCAGGCCTCCGAGATCGACGCCGACGCCGCCGAAAACATGGAGGAGAAGGCGATCTCGCTGATCGGCCGCCCCCTGTACGAGGCATTCGTGCGCGACTACACCGCCAAGCAGTGGCAGACCGACCCGAAGAACCTGCCGGCGTCGAACATCACCCGCCTGCCGGTGCGCTACACGTTCAACAACCGCTACTTCAACGACACCTACGAGGGCCTGCCCGTCGAGGGCTACACCAAGTGGCTGGAGAACATGGCCGACCACGAGCTCATCGACGTGGTCACCGACACCGACTGGTTCGACGTCCGCGACGAGCTGCGCGCCGCCAGCCCCGACGCGCCCGTCGTCTACACCGGCCCGCTGGACCGCTACTTCGACTACGCCGAGGGCCGCCTGGGCTGGCGCACCCTCGACTTCGAGACCGAGGTGCTGCCGACCGGCGACTTCCAGGGCACGCCGGTGATGAACTACAACGACGCCGAGGTCCCCTACACCCGCATTCACGAGTTCCGGCACTTCCACCCGGAGCGCGACACGTACCCGACCGACAAGACGGTCATCATGAAGGAGTACTCCCGCTTCGCCGAGGGCGACGACGAGCCGTACTACCCGATCAACACCCCCGACGACCGCGAGATGCTGGGCAAGTACCGCGAGCGCGCGGCCGCCGAGGCCCGCGACAACAAGGTCCTCTTCGGCGGGCGCCTGGGCACGTACCAGTACCTGGACATGCACATGGCCATCGCGTCGGCGCTGACGATGGTGGACAACAAGCTCGTGCCCTACTTCACCGAGGGCGCCCCGCTGGAGCAGGACCGCGGGCACTAG
- a CDS encoding Cof-type HAD-IIB family hydrolase, translating into MPPLLVASDIDGTLLDSRDRVTPRLKEAIARMIRRGVPLTLATGRPARWLQPVLEQLPVRPVCVCGNGAVLYDSGRDVVLADHSLPPEAQAEVVAIARSAMADVGPVGVAVERAGRSALDPSEELFVVGPAYAHAWESTEHGVCGETEMMSEPATKMLLSNPAMSSAELHSVIAPHIPGELAHVTYSMPEGLIEVSAPGVTKRAGLERLADLVGAAADDVVCFGDMPNDIEMIRWAGLGVAMGNAAPSVREAADEVTARNDDDGVAKVLERWF; encoded by the coding sequence TCGCCTCCGACATCGACGGCACCCTGCTCGACTCGAGGGACCGCGTCACGCCGCGCCTGAAGGAGGCCATCGCCCGGATGATCCGCCGCGGCGTGCCCCTGACCCTGGCCACCGGCCGCCCCGCGCGCTGGCTGCAGCCGGTGCTGGAGCAGCTGCCCGTGCGGCCGGTGTGCGTGTGCGGCAATGGCGCGGTGCTGTACGACTCCGGGCGCGATGTGGTCCTCGCCGACCACAGTCTCCCGCCGGAGGCGCAGGCGGAGGTCGTCGCCATCGCCCGGTCCGCGATGGCCGACGTCGGGCCGGTGGGCGTCGCCGTGGAACGCGCCGGGCGGTCGGCGCTGGACCCGTCGGAGGAGCTGTTCGTCGTCGGGCCGGCCTACGCCCACGCATGGGAGTCCACCGAGCACGGTGTCTGCGGCGAAACCGAGATGATGTCCGAGCCGGCGACGAAGATGCTGCTGAGCAACCCGGCGATGTCCAGCGCGGAGCTGCATTCCGTCATCGCGCCGCACATCCCGGGGGAGCTGGCGCACGTGACGTACTCGATGCCCGAGGGGCTGATCGAGGTGTCCGCGCCGGGGGTGACCAAGCGCGCCGGGCTGGAGCGCCTCGCCGATCTGGTCGGCGCGGCGGCCGATGACGTCGTGTGCTTCGGCGACATGCCCAACGACATCGAGATGATCCGCTGGGCCGGCCTGGGCGTGGCCATGGGCAACGCCGCGCCATCCGTGCGGGAGGCCGCCGACGAGGTCACCGCCCGCAACGACGACGACGGCGTGGCGAAGGTTCTCGAGCGCTGGTTCTAG
- a CDS encoding DUF418 domain-containing protein, translated as MTHQHAPAPPGGTPRIHGLDIARAVAIIGMMGAHLGPWQGRPALADPSTWPAVVNGYPSVLFAVLAGVTIGIIARRGVAEGGVELLRSRMRLGARAVILIAMGLVLASLQDDVLVVLVPMGAMFLVALPLAGARTGTVAVVAAVLAVVGPLLMAPLRVYPSLVTNATVRDSIVFTYPLTAWAFYGLVGLLIYRLVLRRPRLWAWLAAGGTAVALAAAFAWSALVPVFGVGTGGADIDDAWSDGMGGVDWSAGALRVDATMPEPAGTPDAVGGVGGDASMPVLPGMPDPPAPASTDMGTGERLLGAFVDGSAHAAGLLDVVGAAAASLAVVALLLMVGRTRFGAAALYPLRMMGSMSLTIYVAHVVSFAVIDLAGVFFPAVAAVEPETWLVVSIIAALVFAVAWKWRHRRGPLEEAMYRATDRAARIDVPGAGAS; from the coding sequence GTGACGCATCAGCACGCCCCGGCGCCGCCCGGGGGAACGCCGCGCATCCATGGCCTGGACATTGCGCGGGCGGTGGCGATCATCGGCATGATGGGCGCGCACCTCGGCCCCTGGCAGGGGCGGCCCGCGCTGGCCGACCCGTCGACGTGGCCGGCGGTGGTCAACGGCTACCCGTCGGTGCTCTTCGCCGTGCTCGCGGGCGTGACCATCGGGATCATCGCCCGCCGCGGCGTCGCGGAGGGCGGCGTGGAGCTGCTGCGATCGCGGATGCGGCTGGGGGCGCGGGCGGTGATCCTCATCGCGATGGGCCTGGTGCTGGCGTCGCTGCAGGACGACGTGCTGGTGGTGCTCGTGCCGATGGGCGCGATGTTCCTGGTGGCGCTGCCGCTGGCGGGGGCGCGGACCGGGACGGTCGCGGTGGTCGCGGCGGTGCTCGCCGTGGTCGGGCCGCTGCTGATGGCGCCGCTGCGGGTGTATCCGTCGCTGGTGACCAACGCGACGGTGCGCGACTCCATCGTGTTCACGTACCCCCTGACCGCCTGGGCTTTTTACGGGCTGGTGGGCTTGCTGATCTACCGCCTCGTGCTGCGCCGTCCCCGCCTGTGGGCGTGGTTGGCGGCCGGTGGGACGGCCGTGGCGTTGGCGGCGGCGTTCGCGTGGAGCGCCCTGGTGCCGGTGTTCGGAGTGGGCACCGGCGGTGCCGACATCGACGACGCCTGGAGCGACGGCATGGGCGGAGTCGACTGGAGCGCGGGGGCGCTGCGGGTCGATGCCACCATGCCCGAGCCTGCTGGAACGCCCGATGCCGTCGGCGGCGTCGGCGGTGATGCGTCGATGCCCGTGCTTCCCGGCATGCCCGATCCGCCCGCGCCGGCGTCGACCGACATGGGCACGGGGGAGCGGCTGCTGGGCGCGTTCGTCGATGGTTCGGCGCATGCGGCCGGGCTTCTCGACGTCGTCGGCGCCGCCGCCGCGTCACTCGCCGTCGTCGCGCTGCTGCTCATGGTTGGCCGCACGCGTTTCGGGGCTGCCGCGCTGTACCCGCTGCGGATGATGGGGTCGATGTCGTTGACCATCTACGTCGCGCACGTGGTCAGTTTCGCGGTCATCGATCTCGCCGGCGTTTTCTTCCCCGCCGTCGCGGCCGTGGAACCTGAGACGTGGCTGGTCGTGTCGATCATCGCCGCGCTCGTGTTCGCGGTCGCGTGGAAATGGCGGCATCGGCGCGGGCCCCTCGAGGAGGCCATGTACCGCGCCACCGATCGGGCCGCGCGCATCGACGTGCCGGGCGCAGGGGCGTCGTAA